The genomic region CCATATCTGCCACTCCCTGTTTAGCCATTTGTTCAGACAGCTCCACATAACTGATGCCTCTAAGGGAACAGGGTATTTTGGAATGCGTTTTTATAAAAACCACTTCATTGTTTCCGGTTAGGCCGATCGCGGACAGGTCCCGTTCCGGGCTGACCGAGTTGTTGTGTTTCATTGCCTGCAACTGCGGATTAATCCTGCCTTGTTTCAGTCCCAGCGGGCCGGTTTGCAGGAACAGGTCCCATTCGGCCGGATTTATTTTGCCCTGGATCTTGCCAACCTCCACCTTTCCCGTACTTTTTCTGATGCCCACATAGGCGGATAAAATTGCCTGACCGTTACGTTTGAGAGGGCTGGAAACAACTTTGCCGTTTATGATAATACAGCCCAAATGCAGATTCCCGGTAATTTCTCCGTTTTTATAAAAACCCGCGTTTATCGCAGCGATACCGTCTTTTCCCGCGTATTGCTTTACCGTGGCCATCTGCCGGCCGGGATTGTCCTCATATTTTCTCAGTTCCAGCCCGAAATTATCCAGGTTAGCTTTGATCATTTCGATCTTGACATTCAAATTGGGACCATTAACTTCTCTTTCCAGTTCTATAGTTTTTTGAAACAGGCCGGGGTAATCCGAACGATGCACTTTTTCACCTGTTTTTCGCAAGGTACCTTCACCCTGCAGATAATGCAGGAACCAGGCAGCCACTTGTCCTATACTGGTACGATCCGTCATACTGGTTTATTTATGCCACAAAAAATACTTTTCTAAACCTG from Candidatus Margulisiibacteriota bacterium harbors:
- a CDS encoding phosphodiester glycosidase family protein, with the translated sequence MTDRTSIGQVAAWFLHYLQGEGTLRKTGEKVHRSDYPGLFQKTIELEREVNGPNLNVKIEMIKANLDNFGLELRKYEDNPGRQMATVKQYAGKDGIAAINAGFYKNGEITGNLHLGCIIINGKVVSSPLKRNGQAILSAYVGIRKSTGKVEVGKIQGKINPAEWDLFLQTGPLGLKQGRINPQLQAMKHNNSVSPERDLSAIGLTGNNEVVFIKTHSKIPCSLRGISYVELSEQMAKQGVADMVFLDSGHSSSIFSKARLNITSGSKLTSSALVLRPKPQKI